The following DNA comes from Candidatus Nitrosotalea okcheonensis.
CACCTACAATTACAGACATCAATGTATGCATTGACGAATTACGAAAGGTCCCAGGTGTGTTTGATACAAACACTGTCATAATATTGCGTACAGTCACATAAAACGAATATCGACATATAATTCTGAAAATCGCCTAAAATCGTTTCAAAAATAACCAAACTAGACGATTTCTGTACGAATATGTTTATATTTGTAAAACCCAAGTAAAAATTGAGAAATGGACGACGCAAATTATTACGCATACCAGTATAACGAAATGGGTGTAAAACCAAAGAAAATCAGAATACTTGACAGTACACTAAGAGAAGGGGAACAGCATCCCGGTGTTACTTTTTCAAACAAACAAAGAATCCAGATTGCATGGATGTTGGATTATTTTGGAGTGGATCAAATTGAGATATCACCTGTAGTATCACCAGATCATAAAGAAGCAACGAAGACAATCATCAAGCAAGGATTGAAAGCAGACATTGTAGCACATGTTAGAGCATTAAAAGAAGATGTAGATGTTGCAATAGATTGTGATGCAACATGGATGGCAACATATCTTGGTATTTCTGAAATTCACATGAAGGACAAGCTAAGAATAACAAGAGAAGAAGCATTGCGAAGATCAGTCGAGACAGTAGAATATGCCAAGTCACATGGCCTCAAGATGAGATTTACAGTTGAGGACGGCAGCAGAGCAGACCCAGAGTTTCTAATGCAGATATGTAAAGCAATCTCTGATGCAGGTGCTGACAGGATCAGTTTGCCAGATACTGTAGGAATAATGAGACCAAACGGAATGTACAACTTTGTAAAATCAATTCGTGATGAAATAAAAACACCACTTGATGTCCACTGTCATAACGACATTGGACTTGCACTTGCAAATGCGCTGGCAGGATGCGACGGTGGTGCAGATCAGATTCATACAACAATCGATGGAATAGGTGAGAGAACTGGAATACCAGCACTTGCAGAAACAGCTGTTGCTTTGACATATCTGTACAAGTCTCCAAATAATTTCAGACTGGACATGCTCATGGACCTCTCAAGGCTAATTGAACAGTATACCGCAATTGTACCCTATGATTCAAAGCCAATTGTTGGACCTACTGCTTACAAGCACAAGGCTGGAACACACCTGGCAGCTATTTTGAGAAACCCTGCTGCATATGAGCCAATTGAGCCAAAGGTAGTAGGAAACAGGAGAAGGATTGTCTTTGGAGAACTTGCAGGAAAAAACGGTGCAGCATACTTGATGTCGCTATTAGGTCTTGAACAAAACGAGACTCATGCAAAAGCAGTGGCAGCTGGCCTGAAGAATCTCAGGATGGGAGATTTGCTTGAAATACCACTTGATGACAGACTTGAACGAAAGATAATTAATGACACCGAAGTGAAGGTAAAAACAGGAAAATAATATGAAATGTTTAGAATGTGACGCAAACATCAACCCTCCACAGGATTCGATGGAAGGAGAGATAGTAACCTGTCCCGATTGCGGTGCAAGTTTTGAACTTGTCAAAGGATCCTCCGGCTTTGAGTTAAAACCAGCACAATCTGTTGGTGAGGACTGGGGCCAGTGAGCTCAGGTTTATCGATTCTCTACGATACCATCAGGTGGGAAGAAAAAGCACTCTTTGATGCTGCCAAGGAGAAAGGCATCAATACAAAGATGGTAGACTGTAAGAATTTATCCATTAATTTAGATAAAAGTAAGGAAGATCACGGTATCGTAATACAGAGATGTGTGAGTTATTACCGTAGTCTTCATTCCACTGCAGCACTTGAAGGAAAAGGAGTCAAGGTAATCAATTCCTTGAATACTAGC
Coding sequences within:
- a CDS encoding LeuA family protein, translated to MDDANYYAYQYNEMGVKPKKIRILDSTLREGEQHPGVTFSNKQRIQIAWMLDYFGVDQIEISPVVSPDHKEATKTIIKQGLKADIVAHVRALKEDVDVAIDCDATWMATYLGISEIHMKDKLRITREEALRRSVETVEYAKSHGLKMRFTVEDGSRADPEFLMQICKAISDAGADRISLPDTVGIMRPNGMYNFVKSIRDEIKTPLDVHCHNDIGLALANALAGCDGGADQIHTTIDGIGERTGIPALAETAVALTYLYKSPNNFRLDMLMDLSRLIEQYTAIVPYDSKPIVGPTAYKHKAGTHLAAILRNPAAYEPIEPKVVGNRRRIVFGELAGKNGAAYLMSLLGLEQNETHAKAVAAGLKNLRMGDLLEIPLDDRLERKIINDTEVKVKTGK
- the lysW/argW gene encoding alpha-aminoadipate/glutamate carrier protein LysW; translation: MKCLECDANINPPQDSMEGEIVTCPDCGASFELVKGSSGFELKPAQSVGEDWGQ